From Agromyces sp. SYSU T00194, a single genomic window includes:
- a CDS encoding DeoR/GlpR family DNA-binding transcription regulator, translated as MDVEPAGDPRPPLPAGVRRERALALVAERGFVRVSELGRAFGVTDVTARADLDALERSGDIRRVHGGAVPADAGTVGSRPEREPSFEEALASSIVPKEQIGRAVAALVQSGQSVILDVGTTTLAVARALRARDDLSDVTVLTNGLSIALELEPEIPRFTVVVTGGTLRPRQHSLVHPLAGTLLQEVHADLAVIGCNGVDAAGGVTNANLPEAAVKRQMLESASRAIVVADAAKLGEVHLGRIAAVDAFDRLVTDAAAPPALLDELREAGLAVQVADADAPGSP; from the coding sequence ATGGACGTGGAACCCGCCGGCGACCCACGCCCGCCGCTGCCCGCGGGCGTGCGTCGCGAGCGTGCGCTGGCGCTGGTCGCCGAGCGCGGGTTCGTGCGCGTCTCCGAGCTCGGCCGCGCCTTCGGCGTCACCGACGTCACCGCCCGCGCCGACCTCGACGCGCTCGAGCGCTCGGGCGACATCCGCCGCGTGCACGGCGGCGCCGTGCCCGCGGATGCGGGCACGGTCGGCTCCCGGCCCGAGCGCGAGCCGAGCTTCGAGGAGGCCCTCGCCTCGTCGATCGTGCCCAAGGAGCAGATCGGCCGGGCCGTCGCGGCACTGGTGCAGTCCGGGCAGAGCGTCATCCTCGACGTCGGCACCACGACCCTCGCGGTCGCCCGGGCCCTGCGGGCGCGCGACGACCTGTCCGACGTCACCGTGCTCACCAACGGGCTCAGCATCGCGCTCGAGCTCGAACCCGAGATCCCGCGCTTCACGGTCGTCGTCACGGGCGGCACCCTGCGACCCCGGCAGCACTCGCTCGTGCACCCGCTCGCCGGCACCCTGCTCCAGGAGGTCCACGCCGACCTCGCGGTCATCGGATGCAACGGCGTCGACGCCGCCGGGGGCGTGACCAACGCCAACCTGCCCGAGGCCGCGGTGAAGCGGCAGATGCTCGAATCGGCCTCGCGGGCGATCGTCGTCGCCGACGCCGCGAAGCTCGGCGAGGTGCACCTCGGTCGCATCGCGGCCGTCGACGCGTTCGACCGCCTCGTCACCGACGCCGCTGCGCCGCCGGCGCTCCTCGACGAGCTGCGCGAGGCGGGGCTGGCCGTGCAGGTCGCCGACGCGGACGCGCCGGGATCGCCCTAG
- a CDS encoding gamma carbonic anhydrase family protein, which translates to MTVDAAAHVRSLPGIAAPSVDDSAFVAAGAVLVGNVRLEAGSSVWYNAVLRAEAEPIVLGEGSNLQDTVVCHVDRGYPLTLGRGVSVGHGAVLHGCTIEDDCLVGMSATVLNGAVIGSGSLVAAGAVVLEGTVVPPGSLVAGVPAKVRRELSDEERAGIRRNGESYLRHTVVHRGDVE; encoded by the coding sequence ATGACCGTCGATGCCGCCGCCCACGTCCGTTCGCTGCCCGGCATCGCCGCACCGTCGGTGGACGACTCGGCGTTCGTCGCCGCGGGTGCGGTGCTCGTCGGGAACGTGCGCCTGGAGGCCGGGTCGAGCGTCTGGTACAACGCCGTACTGCGCGCGGAGGCCGAGCCGATCGTGCTGGGCGAGGGGTCGAACCTGCAGGACACGGTGGTCTGCCACGTCGACCGCGGGTACCCGTTGACCCTGGGCCGCGGGGTGTCGGTGGGCCACGGGGCGGTGCTGCACGGCTGCACGATCGAGGACGACTGCCTGGTCGGCATGTCGGCGACCGTGCTGAACGGCGCGGTGATCGGGTCGGGGTCGCTCGTCGCCGCGGGTGCGGTCGTGCTCGAGGGCACGGTCGTGCCGCCGGGGTCGCTCGTGGCGGGCGTGCCGGCGAAGGTGCGGCGCGAGCTGAGCGACGAGGAGCGCGCGGGCATCCGCCGCAACGGCGAGTCGTACCTGCGGCACACGGTCGTGCACCGCGGCGACGTCGAGTAG
- the galK gene encoding galactokinase encodes MSAQDVVAEASDGFAARYGHAADGVWSAPGRVNLIGEHTDYNDGFVFPFAIDRRTALALGARGDRMLRVASTFSDDVVELSLDDLAPDAVSGWSAYPLGVAWALGESGADLSGVAGVDLFVASDVPIGAGLSSSAAIESAVALALDEHWGLGLDRPTLAKVGQLAENRAVGAPTGIMDQSASLLGEADAGVFLDCRSLDADVIPLGFDADGLALVVIDTRVEHAHATGGYAARRASCEAGAAAMGVGSLRDLDVDDLERAASLLDDETFRRVRHVVTEDARVLDTVRTLREQGPTAIGPLLDASHVSMRDDFEISVPELDLAVETAQAHGAIGARMTGGGFGGSAIALVTEPLVPVIERVVREAFAERGYAEPGVFTVKASQGARRER; translated from the coding sequence GTGAGCGCACAGGACGTGGTGGCCGAGGCATCCGACGGATTCGCGGCACGGTACGGGCACGCCGCCGACGGCGTGTGGTCGGCGCCCGGGCGCGTGAACCTCATCGGCGAGCACACCGACTACAACGACGGGTTCGTGTTCCCGTTCGCGATCGATCGGCGCACGGCGCTCGCACTGGGTGCGCGCGGCGATCGGATGCTGCGCGTCGCGAGCACGTTCAGCGACGACGTGGTCGAGCTCTCGCTCGACGACCTCGCCCCCGACGCGGTGTCGGGCTGGTCGGCGTACCCGCTCGGCGTGGCCTGGGCGCTCGGCGAGTCGGGCGCCGACCTGTCGGGCGTTGCGGGCGTCGACCTCTTCGTGGCATCCGACGTGCCGATCGGCGCGGGGCTGTCGTCGTCGGCCGCGATCGAGAGCGCCGTGGCGCTCGCGCTCGACGAGCACTGGGGGCTCGGGCTCGACCGGCCCACGCTCGCCAAGGTCGGCCAGCTCGCCGAGAACCGCGCGGTCGGCGCGCCGACGGGCATCATGGACCAGTCGGCGTCGCTGCTCGGCGAGGCCGACGCGGGCGTCTTCCTCGACTGCCGGAGCCTGGACGCCGACGTGATCCCGCTCGGGTTCGACGCCGACGGGCTCGCGCTCGTCGTGATCGACACGCGCGTCGAGCACGCGCACGCCACGGGCGGGTACGCCGCCCGTCGGGCGTCGTGCGAGGCCGGCGCGGCCGCGATGGGCGTCGGCTCGCTGCGCGACCTCGACGTCGACGACCTCGAGCGCGCGGCATCGCTGCTCGACGACGAGACCTTCCGGCGGGTGCGCCACGTGGTGACCGAGGACGCGCGCGTGCTCGACACCGTGCGCACGCTGCGCGAGCAGGGCCCGACCGCGATCGGGCCGCTGCTCGACGCGTCGCACGTGTCGATGCGCGACGACTTCGAGATCTCGGTGCCCGAGCTCGACCTGGCCGTCGAGACGGCGCAGGCGCACGGCGCGATCGGCGCGCGCATGACCGGCGGCGGCTTCGGCGGGTCGGCGATCGCGCTCGTGACCGAGCCGCTCGTGCCCGTGATCGAGCGGGTCGTGCGCGAGGCGTTCGCGGAGCGCGGCTACGCGGAGCCCGGCGTGTTCACGGTGAAGGCGTCGCAGGGCGCCCGACGGGAACGCTGA
- a CDS encoding LLM class F420-dependent oxidoreductase: MQIGMMLSYAGGFREAAAEVEALEQAGVDVIVVPEAYSFDAVSQLGFLAARTERMRLVSGILQLYTRTPTLTAMTAAGLDFVSDGRFTLGLGASGPQAIEGFHGVPYDAPLGRMRETVEICRAVWRRERLEHQGTHYTIPLPADRGSGLGKPLKLINEPVRADIPILIAALGPKSVEQTAEIANAWLPTLFHPERARDVWGDALDAGTARRDPALGPLEVFATTALYIGDDVAAVLPTVKQQIALYVGGMGARGKNFYNTLVTGYGYGDVAARIQDLYLAGRKDEAVAAVPDELALALNLVGTPAQVAERVAAFEAAGVGVLAAAPLGRNADERLALMRGLRAIVG, translated from the coding sequence ATGCAGATCGGCATGATGCTGAGCTACGCCGGCGGCTTCCGCGAGGCCGCCGCCGAGGTCGAGGCGCTCGAGCAGGCCGGGGTCGACGTCATCGTGGTGCCCGAGGCCTACTCGTTCGACGCGGTCAGCCAACTCGGCTTCCTCGCGGCGCGCACCGAGCGGATGCGGCTGGTCTCGGGCATCCTGCAGCTCTACACCCGCACGCCCACGCTCACCGCGATGACCGCCGCCGGCCTCGACTTCGTCTCCGACGGGCGCTTCACGCTCGGCCTCGGCGCCTCGGGCCCGCAGGCCATCGAGGGCTTCCACGGCGTGCCCTACGACGCCCCGCTCGGGCGCATGCGCGAGACGGTCGAGATCTGCCGGGCCGTCTGGCGCCGCGAGCGCCTCGAACATCAGGGGACGCACTACACGATCCCGCTGCCCGCCGACCGGGGCAGCGGACTCGGCAAGCCGCTGAAGCTCATCAACGAGCCGGTCCGCGCCGACATCCCGATCCTCATCGCCGCGCTCGGCCCGAAGTCGGTCGAGCAGACCGCCGAGATCGCGAACGCCTGGCTGCCGACGCTGTTCCACCCCGAGCGGGCGCGCGACGTGTGGGGCGATGCGCTCGACGCCGGCACCGCCCGTCGCGACCCGGCGCTCGGCCCGCTCGAGGTGTTCGCCACGACCGCGCTCTACATCGGCGACGACGTGGCGGCCGTGCTGCCGACCGTGAAGCAGCAGATCGCGCTGTACGTCGGCGGCATGGGCGCGCGCGGCAAGAACTTCTACAACACGCTCGTCACGGGCTACGGCTACGGCGACGTCGCCGCCCGCATCCAGGACCTCTACCTCGCCGGCCGCAAGGACGAGGCGGTCGCCGCGGTGCCCGACGAGCTCGCGCTCGCGCTGAACCTCGTCGGCACGCCGGCGCAGGTGGCCGAGCGGGTCGCCGCGTTCGAGGCCGCGGGCGTCGGCGTGCTCGCGGCAGCGCCACTCGGCCGCAACGCCGACGAGCGGCTGGCGCTCATGCGCGGGCTGCGCGCGATCGTCGGCTGA
- a CDS encoding HNH endonuclease signature motif containing protein, whose protein sequence is MRDGTCRFPGCDRRADASEIDHTVDWAAGGETGHDNLAHLCARHHHLKHEAGWRVVQRGGGVLEWRSPLGREYTTDPAEPMSVTRESERMPEREPHPPF, encoded by the coding sequence GTGCGCGACGGCACGTGCCGGTTCCCGGGGTGCGATCGGCGGGCGGATGCCTCCGAGATCGACCACACGGTCGACTGGGCCGCGGGCGGAGAGACCGGCCACGACAATCTCGCGCACCTCTGCGCCCGGCACCACCACCTGAAACACGAGGCCGGATGGCGGGTCGTCCAACGGGGCGGCGGGGTGCTCGAGTGGCGGAGTCCACTGGGGCGGGAGTACACGACCGATCCGGCCGAGCCGATGTCGGTCACGCGCGAGTCCGAACGCATGCCCGAACGCGAGCCCCACCCGCCCTTCTGA
- a CDS encoding DUF222 domain-containing protein, protein MEEAGHDAIPVVDAPPRLPAPDEIDIEWALLDDVIDEWRRGESADASGLPADARRAALLDLHVIEIAALTAQLDRVAARRASLVAAAQRESAAIDEERAAVRERAGLRVESPRRRAELVRRSLTAEIACATRTTEGAVARWLGEAEALADGLDATMTAALDGRISYLHARTIADEAASLPASSPTATAWRG, encoded by the coding sequence ATGGAGGAAGCAGGGCACGACGCGATTCCGGTGGTCGACGCGCCGCCGCGCCTGCCCGCGCCCGACGAGATCGACATCGAGTGGGCGCTGCTCGACGACGTCATCGACGAATGGCGGCGGGGGGAGTCGGCGGATGCCTCCGGGCTGCCCGCCGACGCGCGGCGCGCGGCGCTGCTCGACCTCCACGTGATCGAGATCGCCGCGCTGACGGCGCAGCTCGATCGGGTCGCTGCGCGACGTGCGTCGCTCGTCGCAGCCGCGCAGCGCGAGTCTGCGGCCATCGACGAGGAGCGCGCCGCGGTGCGCGAGCGCGCCGGTCTACGCGTGGAGTCGCCGCGCCGCCGGGCGGAACTCGTGCGCCGATCGCTGACCGCGGAGATCGCGTGCGCGACCCGAACGACCGAGGGTGCGGTCGCACGCTGGCTGGGCGAGGCGGAGGCGCTGGCCGACGGGCTCGACGCGACGATGACCGCCGCGCTCGACGGGCGCATCTCCTACCTGCACGCCCGCACGATCGCCGACGAGGCCGCATCGCTGCCCGCGTCGAGCCCGACCGCGACGGCATGGCGTGGTTGA
- a CDS encoding YbaK/EbsC family protein — MTTPQPTPAHPAVDRVQEALAAHGLEPEIRWFDGAVTTAQLAADALGIEVGQIANSLVFLLDDEPLLVLTSGAHRVDTEWLGAELGGTIGRASKERVKDATGQVIGGVAPVGHPSPVRTIVDTHLARYDVVWAAAGHARTVFPTSFDELVRVTGGTPSAVEPADA, encoded by the coding sequence GTGACCACGCCGCAGCCCACGCCCGCCCACCCCGCCGTCGACCGCGTGCAGGAGGCGCTCGCGGCGCACGGACTCGAACCCGAGATCCGCTGGTTCGACGGCGCCGTGACGACCGCCCAGCTCGCCGCCGACGCGCTCGGCATCGAGGTGGGCCAGATCGCGAACTCGCTCGTCTTCCTGCTCGACGACGAGCCGCTGCTCGTGCTCACCTCGGGCGCGCACCGCGTCGACACCGAGTGGCTCGGCGCCGAGCTCGGCGGCACCATCGGCCGCGCCTCGAAGGAGCGGGTGAAGGATGCCACGGGGCAGGTGATCGGCGGCGTCGCCCCGGTGGGGCATCCGTCGCCCGTGCGCACCATCGTCGACACGCACCTGGCCCGCTACGACGTGGTCTGGGCCGCCGCCGGCCACGCCCGCACGGTGTTCCCGACGAGCTTCGACGAGCTCGTGCGGGTCACGGGCGGCACGCCCAGCGCCGTCGAGCCCGCCGACGCGTGA
- a CDS encoding N-acetylneuraminate synthase family protein produces the protein MSIRIGRTAVGYGEPVYVIGEIGLNHNGDVDIARRLIDVAADAGAQAVKFQKRTPEISTPEHMRDVPRETPWGTMSYLDYRRRVEFGVAEYRAVAEHAASRGLDWFASPWDVPSVAFLESLAAFGHEPVAYKVASASVTDLELLGAIAATGRPVICSTGMSTIDEVDRAVAALGTERLVLLHATSSYPMPAAEGNLRMIQTLQLRYPGVPVGYSGHEPGLQVSLAAVALGAVAVERHITLDRTMWGSDHAASLEPQGLRHLVRDIRIIGEAMGDGIKRVHPGEEGPRAKLRRVLVP, from the coding sequence ATGTCGATCCGCATCGGCCGCACCGCGGTCGGCTACGGCGAACCGGTCTACGTCATCGGCGAGATCGGGCTGAACCACAACGGCGACGTCGATATCGCCCGCCGCCTGATCGACGTGGCGGCGGACGCGGGTGCGCAGGCGGTGAAGTTCCAGAAGCGCACGCCGGAGATCTCCACGCCCGAGCACATGCGCGACGTGCCGCGCGAGACGCCCTGGGGCACCATGAGCTACCTCGACTACCGCCGGCGGGTCGAGTTCGGCGTCGCGGAGTACCGTGCGGTGGCCGAGCACGCGGCATCCCGGGGCCTCGACTGGTTCGCCTCGCCGTGGGACGTGCCGTCGGTGGCGTTCCTCGAGTCCCTGGCTGCGTTCGGGCACGAACCGGTCGCCTACAAGGTGGCGTCGGCGTCGGTCACCGACCTGGAGCTGCTGGGTGCGATCGCCGCGACCGGGCGCCCGGTCATCTGCTCGACGGGCATGTCGACGATCGACGAGGTCGACCGCGCGGTCGCGGCGCTCGGTACCGAGCGGCTCGTGCTGCTGCACGCCACCTCGAGCTACCCGATGCCCGCGGCCGAGGGCAACCTGCGCATGATCCAGACGCTGCAGCTGCGCTACCCGGGCGTACCGGTCGGCTACTCGGGGCACGAGCCGGGCCTGCAGGTCTCGCTCGCGGCCGTCGCGCTCGGCGCCGTCGCGGTGGAGCGGCACATCACGCTCGACCGCACGATGTGGGGCAGCGACCACGCCGCCTCGCTCGAGCCGCAGGGGCTGCGGCACCTCGTGCGCGACATCCGAATCATCGGCGAGGCCATGGGCGACGGCATCAAGCGCGTCCACCCGGGCGAGGAGGGGCCGCGCGCGAAGCTGCGGCGGGTGCTGGTGCCGTGA
- the galT gene encoding galactose-1-phosphate uridylyltransferase, with the protein MTHTTSTDAAVDDRIAVRRTSLADGRDLIYFDDADTVLGPERAVDERELAPRPATAEMRQDPLTGEWVSIAAARQNRAFLPPAHLDPLSPQSPGNPSEIPSRYDVAVFENKSPSFGPELGLPAGEDDAAALAAYRSVGLGRTRTSVGRCEVVCFSPDHEGSFGTQTPSRARTVIEAWAQRTAELSALPGIQQVFPFENRGEAIGVTLHHPHGQIYAYPYVTPRTQRLLDSVDAYGPTLFADLLERERTGERVLIAGEHWTAFVPFAARWPIEVHLLPNRHVPDLAATTLEEREELSTLYLRVLRGVDALYDTPTPYIAAWHQAPVHEHRDDVRLMLQLTSPRRAADKLKFLAGSEAAMGAWIGDVPPETQAAALREAIEGVEL; encoded by the coding sequence ATGACCCACACCACCTCCACCGACGCCGCCGTCGACGACCGCATCGCGGTACGCCGCACCTCGCTCGCCGACGGCCGCGACCTCATCTACTTCGACGACGCCGACACCGTGCTCGGGCCCGAGCGCGCGGTCGACGAGCGCGAGCTCGCCCCGCGGCCCGCGACCGCCGAGATGCGCCAGGACCCGCTCACGGGCGAGTGGGTGTCGATCGCGGCGGCACGCCAGAACCGGGCCTTCCTGCCGCCGGCCCACCTCGACCCCCTGTCACCGCAGTCGCCGGGCAACCCGTCGGAGATCCCGAGCCGCTACGACGTGGCCGTGTTCGAGAACAAGTCGCCGTCGTTCGGCCCGGAACTGGGCCTGCCCGCGGGCGAGGACGACGCCGCCGCGCTCGCCGCGTACCGCTCGGTGGGCCTCGGCCGCACCCGCACCTCGGTAGGCCGCTGCGAGGTCGTCTGCTTCAGCCCCGACCACGAGGGCTCGTTCGGCACCCAGACGCCCTCGCGCGCACGCACCGTCATCGAGGCCTGGGCGCAGCGCACCGCGGAGCTGTCGGCACTGCCGGGCATCCAGCAGGTCTTCCCGTTCGAGAACCGCGGCGAGGCCATCGGCGTCACCCTGCACCACCCGCACGGCCAGATCTACGCCTACCCCTACGTCACGCCGCGCACGCAGCGGCTGCTCGACTCGGTCGACGCGTACGGCCCGACCCTCTTCGCCGACCTGCTCGAGCGCGAGCGCACCGGCGAGCGCGTGCTCATCGCCGGCGAGCACTGGACCGCGTTCGTGCCCTTCGCGGCGCGCTGGCCGATCGAGGTGCACCTCCTGCCGAACCGGCACGTGCCCGACCTCGCCGCCACGACGCTGGAGGAGCGCGAGGAGCTCTCCACGCTCTACCTGCGGGTCCTGCGCGGCGTCGACGCGCTCTACGACACGCCCACGCCCTACATCGCCGCCTGGCACCAGGCGCCCGTGCACGAGCACCGCGACGACGTGCGGCTCATGCTGCAGCTGACCAGCCCGCGCCGCGCGGCCGACAAGCTGAAGTTCCTCGCCGGATCTGAGGCGGCCATGGGCGCCTGGATCGGCGACGTGCCGCCGGAGACGCAGGCCGCCGCCCTGCGCGAGGCCATCGAGGGGGTCGAGCTGTGA
- a CDS encoding DUF6716 putative glycosyltransferase → MADSDSYLKWGASLASALPGPLRPGSGVPGSWRVQVVLLDSPVLPSARQVRVALDGTACALDALRVVDLDGLDTIVDVRRPDVVLLALRGPLVRVVAPRLAARADRPVIVSGFPGITIPAEPKAIVYREQSDLVVLHSRREVREFSRNAAGLPVDLRFGLARLPFLGASGAGAGADAAGGHDAVADAPVRADVVFAVQAKVPRQLEDRERLVDWLVDAARAQPQRRVVVKVRARSGEAQTHAEAHDLQDLLAARAAAGGPGSVPANLVVEDGPMSAHLRDAAALVTVSSTAVLEAVAAGVPALLLDDFGIDRAMINTVFAGSGLLAGHDAFTAGEYRHPDPGWLDDNYFHPATDDDWIARLVELVVARDRGELAPRVRRHNLTGGALRRAYERRRMLGSHDTGPAAVAGAAATAVALPARWVLRRARRVRAALRPGASAPAGFHAVPERVPSRSA, encoded by the coding sequence GTGGCCGACAGCGACTCCTACCTGAAGTGGGGCGCGTCGCTCGCGTCGGCGCTGCCGGGGCCGTTGCGCCCGGGCTCGGGCGTGCCGGGGTCGTGGCGGGTGCAGGTGGTGCTGCTCGACTCGCCCGTGCTGCCGAGCGCCCGCCAGGTGCGGGTCGCCCTCGACGGCACCGCGTGCGCGCTCGACGCCCTGCGCGTGGTCGACCTCGACGGGCTCGACACGATCGTCGACGTGCGGCGGCCCGACGTGGTGCTCCTCGCGCTGCGCGGTCCGCTCGTGCGGGTGGTCGCGCCGCGGCTGGCCGCGCGGGCCGATCGCCCCGTGATCGTGAGCGGGTTCCCGGGCATCACGATCCCGGCCGAGCCCAAGGCGATCGTCTACCGCGAGCAGTCCGACCTCGTCGTGCTGCACAGCCGGCGCGAGGTGCGGGAGTTCTCGCGCAACGCGGCCGGCCTGCCGGTGGACCTGCGGTTCGGGCTGGCGCGGCTGCCGTTCCTGGGGGCGTCCGGGGCGGGTGCGGGGGCGGATGCGGCCGGCGGGCACGACGCCGTCGCCGACGCGCCGGTGCGCGCCGACGTGGTCTTCGCCGTGCAGGCGAAGGTGCCCCGCCAGCTCGAGGACCGCGAGCGCCTCGTCGACTGGCTGGTCGACGCGGCGCGCGCGCAGCCGCAGCGCCGGGTCGTCGTGAAGGTGCGCGCCCGCTCGGGCGAGGCGCAGACGCATGCCGAGGCGCACGACCTGCAGGACCTGCTGGCGGCGCGCGCGGCGGCCGGTGGGCCGGGATCGGTGCCCGCGAACCTCGTCGTGGAGGACGGCCCGATGTCGGCGCACCTGCGCGACGCCGCGGCGCTGGTCACCGTGAGCTCGACGGCGGTGCTGGAGGCGGTCGCGGCGGGGGTGCCGGCGCTGCTGCTCGATGACTTCGGCATCGACCGGGCCATGATCAACACGGTGTTCGCCGGCAGCGGGCTGCTCGCCGGTCACGACGCGTTCACGGCGGGGGAGTACCGGCACCCCGACCCGGGCTGGCTCGACGACAACTACTTCCACCCCGCGACCGATGACGACTGGATCGCGCGGCTCGTCGAACTGGTGGTCGCGCGCGACCGTGGCGAGCTGGCGCCGCGGGTGCGCCGGCACAACCTGACCGGGGGCGCGCTGCGGCGCGCCTACGAGCGGCGGCGGATGCTGGGCTCGCACGACACGGGTCCCGCGGCCGTGGCCGGTGCCGCCGCGACGGCCGTCGCGCTGCCCGCGCGCTGGGTGCTCCGTCGCGCGCGCCGGGTGCGTGCGGCGCTGCGGCCCGGGGCATCCGCGCCCGCCGGGTTCCACGCCGTCCCGGAGCGGGTGCCGAGCCGGTCGGCCTGA
- a CDS encoding aldose 1-epimerase family protein produces the protein MTLPTGEQFELSTTTSSGELRATITALAAGIRSLSIDGIDLVPSFPEDSSPPSGSGIVLVPWPNRIRDGRWMHDEQVHQLAITEPARNNAIHGLLRYTAYHELDRDRDSVTLGADIYPQLGYPFLLRTAVRYELVSDGLDVTHFIENLGHEPAPVAVGTHPFLKIGDVRTETLELRLAAASHIEVDERLLPTGEVPVEGTAFDLRDGAEVAGLQLDDAFGEVELVDGESVHSLTAPDGRSVAMWADDAFGYVQVYTTRTFPGEDGDQAIAIEPMTAPAEGFNSGKGVRWLHPGEQWEVRWGIRFAGFSAD, from the coding sequence ATGACGCTTCCCACGGGCGAGCAGTTCGAGCTCAGCACCACCACCTCGAGCGGCGAACTCCGCGCCACCATCACGGCACTCGCGGCGGGCATCCGCTCCCTCAGCATCGACGGCATCGACCTGGTGCCGAGCTTCCCCGAGGACTCGAGCCCGCCGAGCGGCTCGGGCATCGTGCTCGTGCCCTGGCCCAACCGCATCCGCGACGGCCGTTGGATGCACGACGAGCAGGTGCACCAGCTCGCCATCACCGAGCCCGCCCGCAACAACGCCATCCACGGCCTGCTGCGGTACACCGCCTACCACGAGCTCGACCGCGACCGCGACTCGGTCACCCTCGGCGCCGACATCTACCCGCAGCTCGGCTACCCGTTCCTGCTCCGCACCGCCGTGCGCTACGAGCTGGTCTCCGACGGGCTCGACGTCACGCACTTCATCGAGAACCTCGGCCACGAGCCCGCCCCGGTGGCGGTCGGCACCCACCCGTTCCTGAAGATCGGCGACGTGCGCACCGAGACGCTCGAGCTGCGCCTCGCCGCGGCGAGCCACATCGAGGTCGATGAGCGGCTCCTCCCGACCGGCGAGGTGCCGGTCGAGGGCACGGCGTTCGACCTGCGCGACGGCGCCGAGGTCGCGGGTCTCCAGCTCGACGACGCGTTCGGCGAGGTCGAGCTGGTCGACGGGGAGTCGGTGCACTCGCTCACCGCGCCCGACGGCCGCAGCGTCGCGATGTGGGCCGACGACGCGTTCGGCTACGTGCAGGTGTACACGACCCGCACGTTCCCGGGCGAGGACGGCGACCAGGCGATCGCGATCGAGCCGATGACGGCCCCCGCCGAGGGGTTCAACTCGGGCAAGGGCGTGCGCTGGCTGCACCCCGGCGAGCAGTGGGAGGTCCGCTGGGGCATCCGCTTCGCCGGATTCTCGGCCGACTGA
- a CDS encoding APC family permease: MTADRPGSPDLSRALGLRDATVIGVASMVGAGVFAAFAPAARAAGDGLLIGLAIAAVIAFANATSSAQLAARYPRAGGTYVYGRERLGPWWGFLAGWGFVVGKTASCAAMALTFAAYVAPDGWERPVATLAVAVLAGVNLFGVTRTAGLATIIVTIVLLVLALVVASGVAGALPGGGLLDPAGLVAEGWYGILQSGGLLFFAFAGYARMATLGEEVREPSRTIPRAIVLALAVAVVVYASVGVVALASLGASALGASTAPLVDVVRANDWGWAAPLVRVGGAAASLGALLALIAGVGRTSLAMAREGDLPAPLARVGAGFRVPWVAEASVAVIVIVLVLTVDVRGAIGFSSFGVLLYYVVANAAAFTQPREDRRYPRWVQVLGAIGCLVLVATLPWLSVVAGVVVFAVGVAGRLVVLAVRGRRG; encoded by the coding sequence GTGACCGCAGACCGGCCCGGCTCCCCCGACCTCTCGCGTGCGCTCGGCCTGCGCGACGCGACGGTGATCGGCGTCGCGTCGATGGTGGGCGCCGGCGTGTTCGCGGCGTTCGCGCCGGCCGCGCGGGCCGCCGGCGACGGGCTGCTGATCGGGCTGGCCATCGCCGCCGTGATCGCGTTCGCCAACGCCACCTCGTCGGCGCAGCTCGCCGCGCGGTACCCACGTGCGGGCGGCACGTACGTGTACGGCCGCGAGCGCCTCGGCCCGTGGTGGGGGTTCCTCGCCGGGTGGGGGTTCGTGGTCGGCAAGACCGCGAGCTGCGCGGCCATGGCGCTGACATTCGCCGCGTACGTCGCGCCCGACGGCTGGGAGCGGCCGGTCGCCACGCTCGCGGTCGCGGTGCTCGCCGGGGTGAACCTGTTCGGTGTGACCCGCACCGCGGGGCTCGCGACGATCATCGTGACGATCGTGCTGCTGGTGCTCGCGCTGGTCGTGGCATCCGGCGTCGCGGGCGCGCTGCCGGGCGGCGGGCTGCTCGATCCGGCCGGGCTCGTCGCCGAGGGCTGGTACGGCATCCTGCAGTCTGGCGGCCTGCTGTTCTTCGCGTTCGCGGGGTATGCGCGCATGGCCACGCTGGGCGAGGAGGTGCGCGAGCCGTCGCGCACGATCCCACGGGCGATCGTGCTCGCGCTCGCGGTCGCGGTCGTCGTCTACGCGTCGGTCGGGGTGGTCGCGCTCGCCTCGCTCGGTGCGTCGGCGCTGGGCGCGTCGACGGCGCCGCTCGTCGACGTGGTGCGGGCGAACGACTGGGGCTGGGCCGCACCGCTGGTGCGGGTCGGCGGGGCGGCCGCGTCGCTCGGCGCGCTGCTCGCGCTCATCGCGGGCGTCGGGCGCACGAGCCTCGCGATGGCGCGCGAGGGCGACCTGCCGGCACCGCTGGCGCGGGTGGGCGCCGGGTTCCGGGTGCCGTGGGTGGCGGAGGCATCCGTCGCCGTCATCGTCATCGTGCTGGTGCTGACCGTCGATGTGCGCGGGGCGATCGGGTTCTCGTCGTTCGGGGTGCTGCTGTACTACGTCGTCGCGAACGCCGCGGCGTTCACCCAGCCCCGCGAGGACCGGAGGTACCCGCGCTGGGTGCAGGTGCTGGGGGCGATCGGATGCCTCGTGCTGGTCGCGACCCTGCCATGGCTGTCGGTCGTGGCCGGCGTGGTCGTGTTCGCGGTCGGGGTCGCGGGGCGGCTCGTGGTGCTCGCGGTGCGGGGGCGGCGGGGCTGA